Proteins found in one Roseovarius pelagicus genomic segment:
- a CDS encoding HAD-IA family hydrolase, protein MTRPLRLIIFDVDGTLVDSQDDITRAMTRAFEGVGAPVPPREAILGIVGLSLDVAMVRLAPDLDMAIHARMVDGYKAAYMSLRAEAGAAQSSPLYPGARDALETLNATPETLLGVATGKSRRGLDKLLEGHGLMHMFVTQQVADFHPSKPHPAMIEAALAETGVDARDAVMIGDTSYDMDMARAAGVAAIGVSWGYHPVSALAAADVVIDRFADLPRTLDSLWEVAT, encoded by the coding sequence ATGACGCGGCCTTTGCGTCTGATCATCTTTGATGTGGACGGCACGCTGGTGGACAGTCAGGACGATATCACCCGTGCGATGACACGCGCATTCGAGGGTGTCGGCGCGCCGGTTCCGCCCCGCGAGGCGATCTTGGGGATTGTCGGGCTGTCGCTGGATGTGGCGATGGTGCGACTGGCCCCCGATCTGGACATGGCGATCCATGCGCGCATGGTCGATGGATACAAGGCCGCCTATATGTCGCTGCGCGCAGAGGCAGGTGCGGCGCAATCCTCTCCACTGTACCCCGGTGCCCGCGACGCGCTGGAGACGTTGAATGCCACACCCGAGACATTGCTGGGCGTGGCAACGGGGAAATCGCGGCGTGGATTGGACAAGCTGCTGGAGGGGCATGGGCTGATGCACATGTTTGTGACGCAGCAGGTGGCGGATTTTCATCCCTCGAAACCGCATCCGGCGATGATAGAAGCCGCACTGGCCGAGACCGGCGTGGATGCACGGGACGCAGTGATGATCGGCGATACCAGTTATGACATGGACATGGCGCGCGCGGCAGGTGTCGCGGCGATTGGCGTCAGCTGGGGCTATCACCCGGTTTCCGCGTTGGCGGCTGCGGATGTGGTGATCGACCGTTTTGCCGATCTGCCCCGCACGCTGGACAGCTTATGGGAGGTCGCGACATGA
- a CDS encoding HlyD family type I secretion periplasmic adaptor subunit, with amino-acid sequence MRTGSDLADAPVRGFLTLGALALVLLIGGFGVWASQAQIAGALVVPAHVVSSEPSHVIQHPRGGVVAQVNVHEGQRVAAGEILLVLDAADLQSELALVQAELNEVRARHARLVAERDGAARIRFPDDMAADDPALADVMAGQRSLLRARDALDAEIGTQLDQRMQLIAAQIAGLESQKDAVTTQQMVIAEELEDQQALLDKGLAQAGRVLALRREAARLAGVAGDLAAQVAQAHARIVALQTERQTLRTRRREEAISKLRDILHRERVLRERSRALRTRIAAQRLIAPVDGWVHDMGKLTRGTVVQPAVTMMQIVPFNRISHIEARVDPGQRDRVSMGQRVTLRFPSFDKGTSPELEGQITHLSADVLIEATTERAYYRIEIALAGDAATQLPEGIVLIAGMSAEAYMRTGDHTPLEYLIKPLGDYVNRALRE; translated from the coding sequence GTGAGGACGGGATCGGATCTGGCGGATGCTCCGGTGCGCGGCTTCCTGACCCTTGGGGCGCTGGCGCTGGTGCTGCTGATCGGCGGCTTTGGGGTCTGGGCATCGCAAGCGCAGATCGCAGGCGCCCTTGTTGTGCCGGCGCACGTGGTGTCGTCCGAGCCGTCGCATGTCATCCAGCATCCGCGCGGAGGGGTGGTAGCACAGGTCAATGTACATGAGGGGCAACGCGTGGCGGCTGGAGAGATATTGCTCGTGTTGGATGCGGCCGATTTGCAGTCGGAGCTGGCATTGGTGCAGGCGGAGCTGAATGAAGTGCGCGCACGTCACGCAAGGCTGGTGGCAGAGCGCGATGGCGCGGCGCGCATCCGGTTCCCCGATGATATGGCAGCAGACGATCCGGCACTGGCGGACGTCATGGCGGGACAGCGCAGCCTGCTGCGCGCGCGCGACGCCCTAGACGCGGAAATCGGGACGCAATTGGACCAGCGGATGCAGCTGATCGCGGCCCAAATCGCCGGACTGGAATCGCAAAAGGATGCCGTCACGACACAGCAGATGGTGATCGCAGAAGAACTGGAGGATCAACAGGCGTTGCTGGATAAGGGTCTGGCGCAGGCGGGTCGGGTTCTGGCGTTGCGTCGGGAAGCGGCGCGGTTGGCAGGTGTTGCCGGTGATCTGGCTGCACAGGTTGCACAGGCTCATGCGCGCATCGTCGCGTTGCAAACGGAACGGCAGACCTTGCGCACCCGGCGGCGCGAGGAAGCGATCAGCAAACTGCGCGATATTCTGCACCGCGAGCGGGTTTTGCGCGAACGGTCGCGCGCGTTGCGTACCCGGATTGCGGCGCAACGGCTGATTGCCCCGGTTGACGGCTGGGTGCATGACATGGGGAAGCTGACCCGTGGAACTGTGGTGCAGCCTGCCGTCACGATGATGCAGATCGTTCCATTCAACCGCATTTCGCACATTGAGGCTCGGGTCGACCCCGGCCAGAGAGACCGGGTATCCATGGGGCAGCGCGTGACATTGCGGTTTCCCTCTTTCGACAAGGGCACGTCGCCGGAACTGGAGGGGCAGATCACGCATCTGTCTGCTGATGTGCTGATCGAGGCGACCACCGAGAGGGCATATTACCGGATCGAGATTGCGCTGGCGGGCGATGCTGCGACACAGCTGCCCGAGGGGATCGTGCTGATTGCCGGCATGTCCGCAGAGGCATATATGCGCACCGGTGATCACACGCCGCTGGAGTATCTGATCAAACCGCTGGGCGATTACGTCAACCGTGCGCTGCGTGAATGA
- a CDS encoding GNAT family N-acetyltransferase, translating to MTDTEVIIETHDSLSDIVARDWDGCACPEAVSGARPIDPFTTYRFLSALEQSGSVGPGTGWQAQYMTVRQGGEVIACAPLYAKSHSQGEYIFDHNWAHAYESAGGRYYPKMQIAVPFTPATGRRFLTRPGFEHVGRAALVQGAVQMAERHGLSSLHITFCTEDEAAAGAAMGLMPRSSQQFHWVNAGYDSFEGFLAQLNARKRKNIRKERRTAQDFGGEIVALTGDDIKPAHWDAFWQFYQDTGARKWGTPYLTRAFFDIAQDTLRDDILLVLARRDGRAVAGALNMIGAQALFGRYWGCIEDHPALHFELCYYRAIEHAIAHGLDRVEAGAQGEHKLARGYMPVTTHSLHWLADTGFAEAVARYLEAEKDAVDQEIDILTAYGPFRKTKVEDNL from the coding sequence ATGACAGACACCGAAGTGATCATCGAGACCCACGACAGCCTGTCGGACATCGTCGCGCGCGATTGGGATGGGTGTGCCTGCCCCGAGGCTGTGAGCGGTGCCCGCCCCATCGACCCATTTACCACCTATCGTTTCCTGTCGGCGTTGGAGCAGAGCGGGTCGGTCGGACCGGGCACCGGCTGGCAGGCGCAATACATGACAGTCCGACAGGGCGGAGAGGTGATCGCCTGCGCGCCGCTCTATGCCAAATCGCACAGTCAGGGCGAATATATATTCGATCACAATTGGGCACATGCCTATGAGAGTGCCGGCGGGCGCTACTATCCGAAAATGCAGATCGCGGTGCCCTTTACGCCTGCCACCGGACGACGGTTTCTGACCCGGCCGGGGTTCGAGCACGTGGGCCGCGCGGCGCTGGTGCAGGGCGCGGTACAGATGGCCGAACGACACGGGCTGTCATCGCTGCATATCACGTTTTGCACCGAGGACGAGGCGGCGGCGGGGGCTGCGATGGGTTTGATGCCGCGCAGCAGTCAGCAATTTCACTGGGTGAATGCTGGCTATGACAGCTTTGAAGGCTTTCTGGCGCAGCTGAACGCGCGCAAGCGCAAGAATATCCGCAAGGAACGCCGGACCGCGCAGGATTTTGGCGGCGAGATCGTGGCACTGACGGGTGATGACATCAAACCCGCACACTGGGATGCGTTCTGGCAGTTCTATCAGGACACTGGCGCGCGCAAATGGGGCACACCGTACCTGACACGGGCGTTTTTCGACATCGCACAGGATACGTTACGGGATGATATCCTGCTGGTGTTGGCACGGCGCGATGGGCGGGCGGTCGCGGGGGCGCTGAACATGATCGGCGCGCAGGCGCTCTTTGGCCGGTATTGGGGCTGTATCGAGGATCACCCCGCGCTGCATTTCGAACTGTGCTATTACCGTGCCATTGAACACGCCATCGCTCATGGGCTGGACCGCGTCGAGGCCGGGGCGCAGGGAGAACATAAACTGGCGCGCGGATACATGCCCGTCACCACGCATTCGCTACACTGGTTGGCGGATACCGGATTCGCCGAGGCGGTCGCGCGGTATCTGGAGGCGGAAAAGGATGCGGTGGATCAGGAGATCGACATTCTGACGGCATATGGCCCGTTTCGTAAGACAAAGGTGGAGGATAACCTGTGA
- a CDS encoding type I secretion system permease/ATPase → MARRRSRGLIWCVALFSAVANLLLLTGPIYMLQVYDRVLSSRSVETLVVLSILAVFLFSILAVLDFVRARLMVRVALRMQSHLQARVFDAGLRHAMAGSARDALPQALCNLGTVQRVMAAPVTIAFVDLPWVPLFLLCIFVFHSWLGWLAFGGVAALLALAVLNQTCSRDAAPKAARSAAMATGMADDLGAASETVGALGMRHTAYHHWSGRQAERLRLETGIGDISGGFSAASRALRLILQSAILGLGAYLVLRGALSPGAMIATSVLTVRALAPIEQIIGGWPLVRRATNAWQALSTLLETYPAISPRAALPKPEARLHVRHLSVAPPETRMPALRGVGFEVAPGQAVGVIGASGAGKTALARAIVGSWRPFSGQVRLGNTPIEAFGAGQMGSHVGYLPQRVELFTGTVAENIARTDPDATVDAVTAAARRAGAHEMILALSEGYDTPLCPRGGQLSGGQVQRIALARAVYGDPVLLILDEPNSNLDNAGVAAINTAIRQFKQAQKAVLVMAHRPAAIQECDHLLWLEDGILKQFGTRDEVLRSAVRNHAQLLDGGHQRHIADGAGP, encoded by the coding sequence ATGGCGCGGCGCAGATCGCGGGGCCTGATCTGGTGTGTTGCGCTGTTTAGTGCTGTCGCCAACCTTCTGCTTTTGACGGGCCCGATTTATATGCTGCAGGTCTATGACCGGGTCCTTTCCAGCAGGTCGGTCGAAACGCTGGTCGTGCTTTCTATTCTGGCGGTGTTCCTGTTCTCTATTCTGGCGGTGCTGGATTTCGTGCGCGCACGACTGATGGTGCGCGTTGCCCTGAGGATGCAATCGCATTTGCAGGCGCGTGTGTTCGACGCGGGATTGCGCCACGCGATGGCAGGATCCGCGCGTGATGCGTTGCCACAGGCGCTATGTAATCTGGGAACAGTGCAGCGGGTGATGGCTGCGCCGGTCACGATCGCATTCGTTGACCTGCCGTGGGTGCCGTTGTTCTTGTTGTGTATTTTCGTGTTTCACTCATGGCTCGGGTGGCTGGCGTTCGGTGGTGTCGCGGCGCTGCTCGCGTTGGCGGTGCTGAACCAGACCTGCAGCCGGGACGCCGCGCCCAAGGCGGCGCGATCTGCCGCCATGGCGACCGGAATGGCCGACGATCTGGGCGCAGCGTCAGAAACTGTGGGCGCGCTGGGGATGCGGCATACTGCATATCACCATTGGTCAGGCCGTCAGGCGGAGCGGTTGCGGCTAGAGACCGGGATCGGTGACATCAGCGGCGGGTTTTCCGCTGCGTCGCGCGCGTTGCGTTTGATTTTGCAGTCGGCGATTCTGGGCCTAGGGGCCTATCTGGTGCTGCGCGGCGCGTTGTCTCCGGGGGCGATGATAGCGACTTCTGTTCTGACGGTCCGCGCGCTGGCCCCGATCGAACAGATCATTGGCGGATGGCCGTTGGTCCGACGCGCCACCAACGCATGGCAGGCGTTAAGTACGCTATTGGAAACCTATCCGGCGATATCGCCGCGCGCTGCGTTGCCAAAACCAGAGGCGAGGCTGCATGTGCGCCACCTCAGCGTGGCACCGCCAGAGACCCGAATGCCCGCGCTGCGCGGCGTAGGATTCGAGGTCGCGCCGGGGCAGGCGGTCGGTGTCATCGGAGCGTCAGGAGCAGGCAAGACTGCACTGGCGCGGGCAATCGTCGGTAGCTGGAGACCGTTCTCGGGGCAGGTCCGGCTGGGCAATACCCCGATAGAAGCGTTTGGCGCGGGGCAGATGGGCAGCCATGTGGGGTATCTACCGCAGCGGGTGGAACTGTTCACCGGGACGGTCGCAGAAAACATTGCGCGGACGGACCCCGACGCCACCGTGGACGCTGTGACCGCCGCCGCACGCCGGGCAGGCGCACACGAGATGATCCTGGCGTTGTCCGAAGGCTATGACACCCCTCTCTGCCCCAGAGGCGGGCAATTGTCGGGGGGGCAGGTGCAACGGATCGCTTTGGCGCGCGCAGTGTACGGCGACCCGGTTCTGCTGATCCTTGATGAGCCGAATTCTAACCTCGACAATGCAGGGGTCGCGGCAATCAACACGGCAATCCGCCAATTCAAGCAGGCGCAAAAGGCCGTTCTGGTCATGGCGCATCGTCCTGCCGCCATTCAGGAATGTGACCATCTTTTGTGGCTTGAGGATGGTATCCTCAAGCAATTTGGAACCCGCGATGAGGTTTTGCGCTCAGCGGTGCGCAATCACGCGCAACTGCTGGACGGCGGCCATCAGCGGCACATAGCTGACGGTGCGGGGCCGTGA
- a CDS encoding RluA family pseudouridine synthase, which translates to MSGVQTLHVSSDDGDQRLDRWLRRQFPHLSQGRIEKMCRKGELRVDGGRVKPATRLEIGQAVRIPPLPDAAEAAAFARAHVTDADAKMIRACVIYRDDHVIALNKPPGLPVQGGSKQHRHVDGLSEALRFGMEEKPRLVHRLDKDTSGVLVLARTREAAKGLTAAFRHRNTRKIYWAAVAGVPTPRMGTVKYGLVKAPGHGAKGEGEKMHCIHPREVEATPGAKHATTDFAVLEAAGSRTAWTALVPITGRTHQLRAHMAELGHPIVGDGKYGGSGQENLGDGWGAQLGGDISKKLHLHARSLIIEHPVTKNMLHLTAPMPAHMAHTWDMFQWSAKDVPIDPFDEDEV; encoded by the coding sequence ATGAGTGGTGTACAGACTTTGCATGTGTCGAGCGACGATGGCGACCAGAGGCTGGACCGCTGGCTGCGCCGTCAGTTTCCGCATCTGAGCCAAGGGCGCATTGAGAAAATGTGCCGCAAAGGTGAGTTACGCGTCGATGGCGGCCGGGTGAAACCGGCCACGCGGCTGGAAATCGGACAGGCGGTGCGTATTCCGCCACTACCGGACGCTGCCGAGGCTGCGGCCTTTGCCCGCGCGCATGTCACGGATGCGGATGCCAAGATGATCCGCGCCTGTGTTATCTATCGCGACGATCACGTGATCGCATTGAACAAACCGCCCGGCCTGCCGGTGCAGGGCGGATCCAAGCAGCATCGCCATGTTGATGGGCTGTCCGAGGCGCTACGCTTTGGCATGGAGGAAAAACCGCGGCTGGTGCATCGGCTGGACAAGGATACATCGGGTGTGCTGGTTCTGGCGCGCACCCGTGAGGCGGCCAAGGGGCTGACGGCTGCCTTTCGTCATCGTAACACGCGCAAGATTTACTGGGCTGCCGTTGCCGGTGTGCCGACCCCGCGCATGGGCACGGTGAAGTACGGGCTGGTCAAGGCGCCGGGGCATGGTGCCAAGGGCGAGGGCGAAAAGATGCACTGCATCCATCCACGTGAAGTGGAGGCGACGCCCGGCGCGAAACACGCCACCACCGATTTTGCCGTATTGGAGGCGGCGGGCAGCCGTACCGCATGGACGGCGCTGGTGCCGATCACCGGGCGCACCCACCAATTGCGGGCGCATATGGCCGAGCTGGGGCACCCCATCGTTGGCGACGGCAAATATGGTGGCTCGGGGCAGGAGAATCTGGGCGATGGTTGGGGCGCGCAGCTGGGGGGCGATATTTCAAAAAAGCTGCATCTGCACGCACGCAGCCTGATCATCGAACATCCGGTTACCAAGAACATGTTGCATCTGACCGCGCCCATGCCCGCGCATATGGCGCATACTTGGGACATGTTCCAATGGTCGGCAAAGGATGTGCCGATTGATCCATTCGACGAGGACGAAGTATGA
- a CDS encoding glycerophosphodiester phosphodiesterase family protein, whose amino-acid sequence MTLLPQAFRDVPVAHRALHDLGAGRPENSRAAIRAAMDAGYGIEIDLQLTRDGQAVVFHDYDLERLTGTTGKVQQTSATALAATPLRGSRECVPSFAEVLELVAGRVPLLVEVKDQHGEMGVTDGRLEAAVAREVAGYAGPLALMSFNPHSVIALADLCPDVSRGIVTSGYSADAWPELPDDRLRARLRDIPDFDTAAASFISHEVSDLDRPRVAEIKASGAAILCWTVRSAAQEAEARRIAHNITFEGYRAAIPA is encoded by the coding sequence ATGACATTGCTACCACAGGCGTTTCGCGATGTGCCGGTGGCGCATCGCGCTTTGCATGATCTGGGTGCGGGCCGCCCGGAAAATTCCCGCGCAGCGATCCGCGCGGCGATGGATGCAGGGTACGGTATAGAGATCGACCTGCAACTGACACGCGACGGGCAGGCGGTGGTGTTTCACGACTATGATCTGGAGCGCCTGACAGGGACGACAGGCAAGGTGCAGCAAACCAGCGCGACCGCGTTGGCGGCGACACCGCTGCGCGGAAGCCGCGAATGCGTGCCGAGTTTCGCCGAAGTGCTGGAGTTGGTGGCTGGCCGGGTGCCGCTATTGGTTGAGGTGAAGGACCAGCACGGCGAGATGGGGGTGACAGATGGACGGCTGGAGGCCGCCGTCGCTCGGGAGGTGGCGGGATATGCAGGGCCGTTGGCGCTGATGTCGTTCAACCCGCATTCGGTGATTGCGCTGGCAGACCTGTGCCCTGACGTATCTCGGGGGATCGTGACCAGCGGCTACAGTGCCGATGCGTGGCCCGAACTGCCTGACGACCGTCTGCGCGCACGGCTGCGTGACATCCCGGATTTCGATACGGCGGCGGCGTCATTTATCAGTCACGAGGTCAGCGACCTTGATCGTCCGCGCGTGGCTGAGATCAAGGCAAGCGGTGCCGCGATCCTGTGCTGGACCGTGCGCAGTGCCGCACAAGAGGCCGAGGCGCGACGCATTGCGCATAATATCACCTTCGAGGGATACCGGGCCGCGATTCCGGCTTGA
- a CDS encoding glycerate kinase type-2 family protein — MTLDAPSLLRQLFDRAVEVADPMQSLAAVLPPKPAGRVVIIGAGKASARMAEAVEAAWGPCEGLVITRYGYARPCAGIEIVEAAHPVPDAAGMQATRRMLDLVSGLGADDFVLALISGGGSALLTAPAGDITLAEKQALTDALLASGAPIGEINGIRKQISAVKGGKLAAAAYPARMLALMISDVPGDDPGDIASGPTVGSTGDAARALAALNRWNVTPPASITTYLTAGGAPLAPEDIRLSHVQNVIYAAPSQSLAAAAELAQTAGIKVDILGDALEGEARDVARAHAAAALDRQAALPPGSPPVLLLSGGELTVTRRGNGVGGPNAEYALALAIALDAAPGIHAIACDTDGVDGAAEVAGALIGPDTLKQAAAKDVIAAQALSDNDAHHFFEHIGGQVVTGPTLTNVNDFRAILIQPR; from the coding sequence ATGACCCTTGATGCCCCCAGTTTGCTGCGCCAGCTCTTTGACCGCGCGGTAGAGGTTGCCGACCCAATGCAGAGTCTCGCCGCCGTACTGCCTCCCAAACCCGCCGGGCGTGTGGTGATCATCGGCGCGGGCAAGGCATCGGCGCGCATGGCCGAGGCGGTCGAGGCCGCGTGGGGTCCATGCGAGGGGCTGGTCATCACCCGCTATGGATATGCCCGCCCCTGCGCCGGGATCGAGATTGTCGAGGCCGCACATCCGGTGCCCGACGCCGCAGGCATGCAGGCCACGCGCCGAATGCTCGACCTCGTGTCAGGTTTGGGCGCGGACGATTTCGTCCTCGCGCTCATTTCCGGTGGCGGCTCTGCCTTGCTGACCGCACCTGCGGGCGATATCACGCTGGCCGAAAAACAGGCGTTGACCGACGCGCTGCTGGCCAGCGGTGCCCCCATTGGCGAGATCAACGGCATCCGTAAACAAATATCGGCCGTAAAAGGCGGCAAGCTAGCCGCCGCCGCATACCCTGCCCGCATGCTGGCATTGATGATCTCCGACGTACCCGGTGACGACCCCGGCGATATCGCCAGCGGCCCGACCGTGGGCAGTACCGGCGACGCCGCGCGCGCATTGGCGGCATTGAACCGCTGGAACGTCACGCCGCCTGCATCGATCACCACGTATCTGACCGCAGGCGGCGCGCCACTGGCCCCGGAAGACATACGCCTTAGTCATGTGCAGAACGTGATCTACGCCGCGCCCTCGCAGTCGCTGGCAGCCGCCGCCGAACTGGCGCAGACGGCAGGCATCAAGGTCGACATTCTCGGTGACGCGCTGGAAGGCGAAGCGCGCGATGTGGCTCGTGCCCATGCCGCCGCCGCGCTGGACAGACAAGCGGCCCTGCCGCCCGGCTCGCCCCCCGTTCTGCTACTGTCGGGCGGCGAACTGACCGTCACCCGGCGCGGCAACGGCGTCGGCGGACCAAACGCGGAATATGCGCTGGCACTGGCCATCGCACTGGACGCAGCGCCCGGCATTCACGCGATTGCCTGCGATACCGATGGCGTCGATGGTGCAGCCGAGGTAGCGGGCGCACTGATTGGTCCTGATACGCTGAAGCAGGCAGCGGCAAAGGACGTCATCGCTGCGCAAGCGTTGTCCGATAACGACGCGCATCACTTTTTCGAACACATCGGTGGGCAAGTTGTGACCGGGCCGACACTGACCAATGTGAACGATTTCCGCGCGATCCTGATCCAGCCGCGCTAA
- the rsmD gene encoding 16S rRNA (guanine(966)-N(2))-methyltransferase RsmD, translating into MRIIGGDFRGRRLASVGKGDVVAQLRPTADRVRESLFNVLSNSHGAPHPDARVLDLFAGTGALGLEALSRGAAHVCFVENGRKAQGLLSENIALCRAEDETRVLRRDARRIGALDGAAFDLVFLDPPYARGLGEQALAAALAGGWLAPGALVVWEESAVVAPPAGLTVLDARRYGDTQITLLEHTGLAA; encoded by the coding sequence GTGAGAATCATTGGTGGCGATTTTCGCGGGCGGCGGCTTGCTTCGGTCGGCAAGGGGGACGTGGTTGCGCAATTGCGCCCTACGGCAGATCGGGTGCGCGAGAGCCTGTTCAACGTATTGAGCAATTCGCATGGTGCGCCGCATCCGGATGCGCGTGTGCTGGACCTGTTCGCGGGTACCGGCGCGCTGGGTCTGGAGGCGCTGTCGCGCGGCGCGGCGCATGTGTGTTTTGTCGAGAATGGGCGCAAGGCGCAGGGGCTGTTGTCCGAGAATATCGCGCTCTGCCGGGCCGAGGACGAGACACGCGTGCTGCGTCGGGATGCGCGGCGGATTGGCGCTCTTGATGGTGCGGCATTTGATCTGGTGTTTCTTGATCCACCTTATGCGCGCGGTCTGGGCGAGCAGGCGCTGGCGGCGGCGCTGGCCGGGGGGTGGTTGGCCCCCGGTGCGTTGGTCGTCTGGGAGGAAAGCGCGGTCGTCGCCCCGCCTGCCGGCCTGACGGTGCTGGACGCGCGGCGCTATGGCGATACGCAGATCACGTTGCTGGAGCATACGGGCCTCGCGGCCTGA
- a CDS encoding peroxiredoxin: protein MTITKGDTVPASTLVAMGADGPAPVDLATKLAGRKVVIFAVPGAFTPTCHSAHVPSFVRTKSDFDAKGVDEIICVSVNDPFVMKSWGEATGATEAGITMLGDPEATFTKAIGMEFSAPPAGLIDRSKRYAMVVEDGTVTVMQAEENPGTCEVSGGEALLASL, encoded by the coding sequence ATGACGATCACCAAAGGCGACACCGTTCCGGCATCTACCCTCGTAGCAATGGGCGCCGACGGCCCTGCCCCCGTCGATCTGGCCACCAAGCTGGCTGGCCGCAAGGTGGTGATTTTCGCCGTGCCAGGCGCCTTTACTCCCACCTGCCACTCGGCCCATGTTCCCAGCTTCGTGCGCACAAAATCCGATTTCGACGCCAAGGGTGTGGACGAAATCATCTGCGTCAGTGTCAATGACCCCTTCGTGATGAAGAGCTGGGGCGAAGCCACTGGCGCGACAGAGGCAGGCATTACCATGCTGGGCGACCCCGAGGCCACCTTCACCAAGGCCATCGGCATGGAATTCTCTGCCCCGCCGGCAGGCCTCATCGACCGCTCCAAACGCTACGCCATGGTGGTAGAGGACGGCACCGTGACCGTAATGCAGGCCGAAGAAAACCCCGGCACTTGCGAGGTCTCGGGCGGCGAAGCCCTGCTCGCGTCCCTCTGA
- the crcB gene encoding fluoride efflux transporter CrcB: protein MIMTFLYVALGGAMGAAARFGVGLGLVRLSGQGFPVAILTVNIIGSFLMGVFVVLSFHKGLGGLNPFVMTGLLGGFTTFSAFSLEAFTLFERGQVWAAGTYVGLSVIGSIGALMVGVWIARSLWA from the coding sequence ATGATCATGACCTTTCTATATGTGGCGCTGGGCGGTGCGATGGGGGCTGCGGCGCGGTTTGGCGTCGGGCTTGGCCTGGTTCGCCTCAGCGGGCAGGGCTTTCCCGTGGCGATTCTGACGGTGAACATCATCGGATCGTTTCTGATGGGAGTGTTTGTTGTGCTGTCGTTTCACAAGGGGTTGGGCGGGCTGAATCCGTTCGTAATGACTGGCCTGTTGGGGGGCTTCACGACGTTTTCGGCATTCTCGCTGGAGGCGTTCACGTTGTTCGAGCGCGGTCAGGTCTGGGCGGCGGGAACATATGTGGGCCTGTCCGTAATCGGGTCGATCGGTGCGTTGATGGTCGGTGTCTGGATAGCAAGGAGCCTATGGGCATGA
- a CDS encoding RidA family protein — protein sequence MSKFEEKLAAMGVTLPDAPAPAANYVPYVQVRDMLYVSGQISKDESGLLIGKLGDNMDTAAGAAAAKVCAINLLAQVKAACDGDLDRLVRVVKLGGFVNSTPDYTEQPTVINGASDFIGEALGEAGKHARAAVSAASLPLGVAVEIEGIFQIK from the coding sequence ATGAGCAAATTCGAGGAAAAACTGGCCGCGATGGGTGTCACATTGCCCGACGCCCCGGCGCCAGCAGCCAACTACGTGCCCTATGTGCAGGTCAGGGACATGCTCTATGTGTCGGGTCAGATCTCCAAGGATGAGAGCGGCCTTCTGATCGGTAAACTGGGTGACAACATGGACACGGCTGCCGGTGCGGCGGCGGCGAAGGTCTGTGCGATCAACCTGCTGGCGCAGGTCAAGGCGGCATGCGACGGCGATCTGGACCGTCTGGTCCGGGTGGTCAAGCTGGGTGGCTTTGTAAATTCGACGCCGGATTACACCGAGCAGCCCACCGTCATCAATGGCGCATCTGATTTCATTGGCGAGGCGTTGGGCGAGGCGGGTAAACATGCGCGCGCAGCGGTTTCTGCGGCCTCATTGCCGCTGGGCGTCGCCGTCGAGATCGAAGGCATCTTTCAGATCAAATGA
- a CDS encoding 4a-hydroxytetrahydrobiopterin dehydratase, with product MTDKLSDTARDTMLAPLLDGGWAMVEGRDAIRKTYKFTDFAEAFGFMTRAAIWAEKWDHHPEWSNVYNRVVVTLTTHDVDGLSALDAKLARKMDTLAG from the coding sequence GTGACCGACAAACTGAGCGATACCGCGCGCGACACAATGCTGGCCCCGTTGCTGGACGGCGGCTGGGCGATGGTGGAGGGGCGCGATGCGATCCGCAAAACCTATAAGTTCACGGATTTTGCCGAGGCGTTCGGGTTCATGACCCGAGCTGCGATCTGGGCCGAGAAGTGGGATCACCATCCCGAGTGGTCGAATGTCTATAACCGGGTGGTGGTGACGCTGACCACGCATGATGTGGATGGGCTGAGCGCGTTGGATGCAAAGCTGGCACGCAAGATGGACACGCTGGCAGGATAG